The Arachis hypogaea cultivar Tifrunner chromosome 16, arahy.Tifrunner.gnm2.J5K5, whole genome shotgun sequence genome contains a region encoding:
- the LOC112758260 gene encoding rosmarinate synthase: MASITTSHSPSLSVTLHSKLTAVSSEPTGSGKTHHELSALDRAMAQHTLHMVFYYRDQDELFGLYDLDSWRESLSTVLTMYPTMTGRLLLEQGHDGNWQVRCNDAGVRVVKGSVDGTLSEWLNSATASQEKLLASWNHMPIDPTTWSPFRIQVSNFKEGGVAIGISCSHMLADLTCLASFIKSWTLVHRNLPITNPPSFTPLPFSPSPQPLSNGHAKPPPPQQAKDMANATFKFSSSTMQQCLSNIHDICPNATPFDFLCALFWTRISHLKPLKNNDQTHSLSICIDFRKKLLKEPIPFGYFGNALHFTMLSLEGEDLGSVVSAVNRHLAGIEEEEIRCAIERLGSSNRCMYGEELTCVCMESLPYEAKFSDNEKPVHVSCHVGNVAGKGLIMVMPSCEEGLARTVTVMLPHEELAELIKDEAILQLDPTTLLSDI, translated from the exons ATGGCGAGCATTACTACTTCTCATTCTCCATCGTTGAGTGTGACCTTGCACTCCAAGCTCACAGCAGTATCAAGTGAACCAACCGGGTCGGGTAAGACCCATCATGAGCTTTCCGCATTGGACCGTGCCATGGCTCAACACACGCTCCATATGGTTTTCTATTATAGGGACCAGGATGAGTTGTTTGGGTTATATGACTTGGATTCGTGGAGGGAATCATTGTCTACGGTTCTTACCATGTACCCCACAATGACGGGTAGGTTGTTGTTGGAGCAGGGGCATGATGGTAATTGGCAAGTTAGGTGCAACGATGCGGGTGTTAGGGTGGTTAAGGGCAGCGTGGATGGCACCCTCAGTGAGTGGCTTAATTCTGCAACTGCTTCCCAAGAGAAGCTTCTTGCGTCTTGGAACCATATGCCTATTGATCCTACCACCTGGTCTCCCTTTCGAATTCAG GTAAGCAATTTCAAAGAAGGAGGTGTTGCAATAGGAATAAGTTGCAGTCACATGCTTGCTGATCTAACTTGCTTAGCATCATTCATCAAATCATGGACACTAGTACACCGAAACTTACCCATTACCAACCCTCCTTCCTTCACTCCACTCCCTTTTTCGCCGTCGCCGCAGCCACTTTCAAACGGCCATGCTAAGCCGCCACCTCCGCAGCAAGCAAAAGACATGGCCAACGCCACTTTCAAGTTTTCCAGTTCAACAATGCAACAGTGCCTATCCAATATCCATGACATTTGCCCCAATGCCACCCCATTTGATTTTCTTTGTGCATTGTTTTGGACTAGAATCTCTCACTTGAAGCCATTGAAAAACAATGATCAAACTCACTCTCTATCCATTTGCATAGATTTCAGAAAGAAGCTTCTTAAAGAACCAATCCCTTTTGGTTACTTTGGAAATGCTCTGCATTTCACAATGCTTTCTCTTGAAGGTGAAGATTTAGGAAGTGTAGTTAGTGCAGTGAATAGGCACTTGGCAGGGATTGAAGAAGAGGAGATACGGTGTGCCATAGAACGGTTAGGATCATCGAATCGTTGCATGTATGGCGAAGAATTAACCTGTGTTTGCATGGAATCTCTGCCATATGAAGCAAAGTTTAGTGATAACGAGAAGCCGGTTCATGTTTCATGCCATGTAGGAAATGTGGCTGGGAAAGGTTTGATCATGGTGATGCCTTCTTGTGAAGAAGGGCTTGCAAGAACTGTGACAGTTATGCTGCCACATGAAGAGCTTGCTGAATTAATCAAAGATGAAGCTATATTACAGTTGGATCCAACTACTTTGCTTTctgatatataa
- the LOC112758261 gene encoding probable aldo-keto reductase 1 isoform X2: MGLTGVYNDPVPEEVGISIIKYAFNKGITFFDTSDFYGPHTNELLVGKAIKEIPRDKIQIATKFGIVKMEPNNVIVNGRPEYVRSCCEGSLQRLGVDYIDLYYQHRIDTTVPIEDTMGELKKLVEEGKIRYIGLSEASANTIRRAHAVHPITALQLEWSLWTREIEQDIVPLCRELGIGIVPYSPLGRGFFGGKGVIESIPADSFLAIQPRLQGENFDKNKMVYSKIENLAEKHGCKSSQLALAWINHQGDDVVPIPGTTKTKNLDINLGSLEVKLSRDDLNKIGELISEVTGERTTDAFVRCSWKFADTPSKPT; the protein is encoded by the exons ATGGGGCTAACCGGAGTATATAATGATCCTGTTCCTGAAGAGGTTGGCATCTCAATAATCAAGTATGCATTCAACAAAGGCATCACCTTCTTTGACACTTCTGATTTTTATGGACCCCATACCAACGAACTTCTTGTCGGAAAG GCGATTAAGGAGATACCTCGTGATAAAATTCAGATAGCCACCAAATTTGGAATTGTGAAAATGGAACCTAACAATGTCATAGTAAATGGTAGACCTGAATATGTTAGATCATGCTGTGAGGGTAGCCTTCAGAGACTTGGTGTAGATTACATTGATCTCTATTATCAGCACCGTATTGACACCACAGTACCCATCGAGGACACT ATGGGAGAGCTGAAGAAGCTGGTGGAAGAGGGAAAAATAAGGTACATTGGTTTATCAGAAGCAAGTGCTAACACAATTAGAAGGGCACACGCTGTTCATCCCATCACTGCTCTTCAATTGGAGTGGTCCCTTTGGACTCGCGAGATTGAACAAGACATCGTTCCACTTTGCAG GGAGTTAGGAATTGGGATAGTACCATATAGTCCCCTTGGGCGTGGATTCTTTGGTGGCAAGGGTGTCATAGAAAGCATACCTGCAGACAGTTTTCTG GCAATTCAGCCAAGGCTACAAGGAGAAAACTTTGACAAGAACAAGATGGTATACTCCAAGATAGAGAATTTGGCAGAGAAACATGGATGCAAATCTTCACAGCTTGCTCTTGCATGGATTAATCATCAGGGCGATGACGTCGTGCCAATCCCTG gaacaacaaagacaaagaatcTTGACATCAATTTGGGTTCCCTTGAAGTGAAGCTCAGCAGAGATGATCTGAATAAGATTGGAGAACTAATTTCTGAGGTAACAGGGGAACGAACCACTGATGCCTTTGTTAGATGCTCATGGAAGTTTGCTGATACCCCATCAAAGCCAACCTAG
- the LOC112758261 gene encoding probable aldo-keto reductase 1 isoform X1, which yields MGHVPRVKLGSQGLEVSKLGFGCMGLTGVYNDPVPEEVGISIIKYAFNKGITFFDTSDFYGPHTNELLVGKAIKEIPRDKIQIATKFGIVKMEPNNVIVNGRPEYVRSCCEGSLQRLGVDYIDLYYQHRIDTTVPIEDTMGELKKLVEEGKIRYIGLSEASANTIRRAHAVHPITALQLEWSLWTREIEQDIVPLCRELGIGIVPYSPLGRGFFGGKGVIESIPADSFLAIQPRLQGENFDKNKMVYSKIENLAEKHGCKSSQLALAWINHQGDDVVPIPGTTKTKNLDINLGSLEVKLSRDDLNKIGELISEVTGERTTDAFVRCSWKFADTPSKPT from the exons ATGGGACATGTTCCTAGAGTGAAGCTTGGAAGCCAAGGCCTTGAG GTGTCTAAATTGGGATTTGGGTGTATGGGGCTAACCGGAGTATATAATGATCCTGTTCCTGAAGAGGTTGGCATCTCAATAATCAAGTATGCATTCAACAAAGGCATCACCTTCTTTGACACTTCTGATTTTTATGGACCCCATACCAACGAACTTCTTGTCGGAAAG GCGATTAAGGAGATACCTCGTGATAAAATTCAGATAGCCACCAAATTTGGAATTGTGAAAATGGAACCTAACAATGTCATAGTAAATGGTAGACCTGAATATGTTAGATCATGCTGTGAGGGTAGCCTTCAGAGACTTGGTGTAGATTACATTGATCTCTATTATCAGCACCGTATTGACACCACAGTACCCATCGAGGACACT ATGGGAGAGCTGAAGAAGCTGGTGGAAGAGGGAAAAATAAGGTACATTGGTTTATCAGAAGCAAGTGCTAACACAATTAGAAGGGCACACGCTGTTCATCCCATCACTGCTCTTCAATTGGAGTGGTCCCTTTGGACTCGCGAGATTGAACAAGACATCGTTCCACTTTGCAG GGAGTTAGGAATTGGGATAGTACCATATAGTCCCCTTGGGCGTGGATTCTTTGGTGGCAAGGGTGTCATAGAAAGCATACCTGCAGACAGTTTTCTG GCAATTCAGCCAAGGCTACAAGGAGAAAACTTTGACAAGAACAAGATGGTATACTCCAAGATAGAGAATTTGGCAGAGAAACATGGATGCAAATCTTCACAGCTTGCTCTTGCATGGATTAATCATCAGGGCGATGACGTCGTGCCAATCCCTG gaacaacaaagacaaagaatcTTGACATCAATTTGGGTTCCCTTGAAGTGAAGCTCAGCAGAGATGATCTGAATAAGATTGGAGAACTAATTTCTGAGGTAACAGGGGAACGAACCACTGATGCCTTTGTTAGATGCTCATGGAAGTTTGCTGATACCCCATCAAAGCCAACCTAG
- the LOC112758261 gene encoding probable aldo-keto reductase 1 isoform X3 has protein sequence MGHVPRVKLGSQGLEVSKLGFGCMGLTGVYNDPVPEEVGISIIKYAFNKGITFFDTSDFYGPHTNELLVGKAIKEIPRDKIQIATKFGIVKMEPNNVIVNGRPEYVRSCCEGSLQRLGVDYIDLYYQHRIDTTVPIEDTVILFLDLFCMHEMGELKKLVEEGKIRYIGLSEASANTIRRAHAVHPITALQLEWSLWTREIEQDIVPLCRELGIGIVPYSPLGRGFFGGKGVIESIPADSFLAIQPRLQGENFDKNKMVYSKIENLAEKHGCKSSQLALAWINHQGDDVVPIPGTTKTKNLDINLGSLEVKLSRDDLNKIGELISEVTGERTTDAFVRCSWKFADTPSKPT, from the exons ATGGGACATGTTCCTAGAGTGAAGCTTGGAAGCCAAGGCCTTGAG GTGTCTAAATTGGGATTTGGGTGTATGGGGCTAACCGGAGTATATAATGATCCTGTTCCTGAAGAGGTTGGCATCTCAATAATCAAGTATGCATTCAACAAAGGCATCACCTTCTTTGACACTTCTGATTTTTATGGACCCCATACCAACGAACTTCTTGTCGGAAAG GCGATTAAGGAGATACCTCGTGATAAAATTCAGATAGCCACCAAATTTGGAATTGTGAAAATGGAACCTAACAATGTCATAGTAAATGGTAGACCTGAATATGTTAGATCATGCTGTGAGGGTAGCCTTCAGAGACTTGGTGTAGATTACATTGATCTCTATTATCAGCACCGTATTGACACCACAGTACCCATCGAGGACACTGTAA ttttatttcttGATTTGTTTTGCATGCATGAGATGGGAGAGCTGAAGAAGCTGGTGGAAGAGGGAAAAATAAGGTACATTGGTTTATCAGAAGCAAGTGCTAACACAATTAGAAGGGCACACGCTGTTCATCCCATCACTGCTCTTCAATTGGAGTGGTCCCTTTGGACTCGCGAGATTGAACAAGACATCGTTCCACTTTGCAG GGAGTTAGGAATTGGGATAGTACCATATAGTCCCCTTGGGCGTGGATTCTTTGGTGGCAAGGGTGTCATAGAAAGCATACCTGCAGACAGTTTTCTG GCAATTCAGCCAAGGCTACAAGGAGAAAACTTTGACAAGAACAAGATGGTATACTCCAAGATAGAGAATTTGGCAGAGAAACATGGATGCAAATCTTCACAGCTTGCTCTTGCATGGATTAATCATCAGGGCGATGACGTCGTGCCAATCCCTG gaacaacaaagacaaagaatcTTGACATCAATTTGGGTTCCCTTGAAGTGAAGCTCAGCAGAGATGATCTGAATAAGATTGGAGAACTAATTTCTGAGGTAACAGGGGAACGAACCACTGATGCCTTTGTTAGATGCTCATGGAAGTTTGCTGATACCCCATCAAAGCCAACCTAG